The Desulfovibrio inopinatus DSM 10711 genome includes a region encoding these proteins:
- a CDS encoding agmatine deiminase family protein, which produces MTAGVRLPAEWERHEATWLAWPHHSDDWPGKFRAIGFVMAEIVRNLARSERVRLLVRDEKQQVTVRRALADVEADLSQVEYMTTPTDRAWTRDYMPFFVKTADGGTLALKFGFTGWAKYDNFAQDEVAGFHAPSAIGVPVEQVTWRGRSVVLEGGGVDCNGCGDALVTEEFLLHPTIQVRNPGMNRGDYEAMFADILGVSNVIWLGRGIVGDDTHGHIDDLCRFVSRDTVVLCSESREDDANYTALQENRERLEGARLADGTRVSVIALPMPRPVVFRKTRLPASYANFLIGNSVVLVPTFNDPADRQALGILAELFPSRDIIGIHATDLVWGFGTIHCLSHEQVA; this is translated from the coding sequence ATGACTGCTGGAGTACGTCTTCCCGCAGAATGGGAGCGCCATGAAGCAACGTGGCTTGCGTGGCCTCACCATTCTGACGATTGGCCCGGAAAATTTCGAGCCATTGGGTTTGTTATGGCTGAAATCGTGCGGAATCTTGCCCGCTCGGAAAGGGTTCGGTTGCTTGTACGCGATGAGAAGCAACAGGTCACGGTTCGTCGGGCTTTAGCAGACGTTGAAGCCGATCTCAGTCAGGTGGAATACATGACAACTCCGACTGACCGGGCTTGGACAAGAGACTACATGCCGTTCTTCGTGAAAACGGCTGACGGGGGCACATTGGCCTTAAAATTCGGATTTACCGGGTGGGCCAAATACGACAATTTTGCACAGGATGAGGTGGCCGGCTTTCACGCTCCATCTGCTATTGGTGTCCCTGTGGAGCAGGTTACATGGCGAGGGCGCTCTGTTGTTCTTGAAGGCGGTGGAGTGGATTGTAATGGATGTGGTGATGCTCTTGTTACCGAAGAATTTTTACTGCATCCCACAATCCAGGTGCGAAATCCCGGCATGAATCGCGGCGACTACGAAGCCATGTTTGCCGATATTTTGGGGGTATCCAACGTCATCTGGTTGGGGCGTGGCATTGTCGGTGACGACACGCACGGCCATATTGATGATCTTTGTCGATTTGTTTCTCGTGATACGGTCGTCTTGTGTAGCGAGTCGCGAGAGGATGACGCCAACTACACGGCCTTGCAGGAAAACCGGGAGCGCCTTGAGGGCGCTCGATTGGCTGACGGGACGCGTGTAAGTGTTATTGCACTGCCTATGCCGCGGCCGGTCGTTTTCCGCAAAACACGCTTACCTGCAAGCTATGCCAATTTTCTTATCGGTAATTCTGTTGTGCTTGTCCCGACATTCAATGATCCGGCCGATCGTCAGGCATTGGGAATACTCGCTGAATTGTTTCCTTCCCGTGATATTATTGGCATTCATGCCACCGACCTTGTCTGGGGATTCGGGACCATCCATTGCTTGTCACATGAACAGGTGGCGTAA